A window of the Sabethes cyaneus chromosome 1, idSabCyanKW18_F2, whole genome shotgun sequence genome harbors these coding sequences:
- the LOC128745963 gene encoding uncharacterized protein LOC128745963 has translation MGSPLSPVIANLVMEKLEQHCIAELEKKNINLTTYRRYVDDCFCVATEEQINEILATFNSFHDRLQFTIEMEANNSIKFLDMMLTRNNGKLEKSWLPKQVDGKYLDFHSQSPYAHKCNTAIALIDRAIKLSDPKNRPCAIKTVKSILKINHYPEWFVQKILKTRVHKFYNTLEITKQTEENIKFASSAYIPGLSEKLHKILRKHNVELAFKPLDKIKHRVFSKLKDPIPPSKQKNVVYSIPCGTDDGIVYIGQTGRRLETRIAEHKNDAKKKEAKSGLAQHTIQSGHIFDFDNTRILERVENQESRETAEMFHIKILGEEKTVNLQRECGTFNAMYNGLVTKLRQCEQSKQAMVTRRQRTQH, from the coding sequence ATGGGTTCACCTTTATCACCTGTAATTGCAAACCTGGTAATGGAAAAACTGGAACAACACTGCATAGCTGAATTAGAGAAGAAAAACATCAATCTAACAACATACCGCCGGTACGTGGACGACTGCTTCTGTGTGGCTACTGAGGAACAAATTAACGAAATACTGGCGACATTCAACAGTTTTCACGACAGGctgcaattcaccatagaaatggaagcgaataacagcataAAATTCCTGGACATGATGCTGACTAGAAACAACGGTAAGCTGGAAAAGTCATGGTTGCCGAAACAAGTCGATGGCAAATATCTCGACTTCCATTCGCAAAGCCCGTACGCACACAAATGCAATACGGCAATAGCGCTAATCGATCGAGCGATTAAATTATCGGATCCAAAAAATCGGCCATGCGCCATCAAAACTGTAAAAAGcatattaaaaattaaccatTATCCCGAGTGGTTTgttcaaaaaatactaaaaactaGAGTTCACAAGTTTTATAACACGCTCGAAATTACTAAGCAAACAGAAGAAAACATTAAGTTTGCTTCTTCTGCGTATATACCGGGTCTGAGTGAGAAACTGCACAAAATCCTAAGGAAACATAATGTAGAGCTAGCTTTCAAACCACTAGATAAGATCAAGCATCGTGTGTTTAGTAAGCTGAAAGACCCGATCCCACCAAGTAAACAGAAAAATGTAGTGTACTCTATACCATGTGGTACAGATGACGGCATAGTGTACATTGGACAAACGGGAAGACGGTTGGAGACGAGAATAGCTGAACATAAGAACGACGcaaagaaaaaagaagcaaaatccgGACTAGCACAGCACACTATCCAGAGCGGACACATATTCGACTTTGATAATACACGCATACTAGAAAGAGTCGAGAACCAGGAGAGCAGAGAAACCGCGGAGATGTTCCATATAAAGATACTGGGGGAAGAAAAAACTGTAAACTTACAGCGTGAATGTGGAACATTCAACGCAATGTATAACGGTCTGGTCACTAAGCTACGGCAGTGTGAACAAAGTAAGCAGGCAATGGTTACTCGTCGGCAACGGACGCAGCATTAG
- the LOC128745962 gene encoding uncharacterized protein LOC128745962: METLIPSVTAEYRCPVDYVISRCHQSRSVPVIGTGDEGFQLAFPGNNGSCSGIPCHRVSVPSAHLNCHPPCTPASEPNCGIVTASNVENNYLNDALPILEVDRTPGCTDSSTMEVPILPAAVAPFLPALISRPGPACGCSERGFQNSLPGKRTTANLDPPVDPSSVSSTSSNRLPNSTRDVQQNIHVYYQNVGGMNASVHDYLLACVDSPYDIIVLTETWLDERTSSTQIFGPNYEVFRCDRSAHNSRKSTGGGVLVAVHRQLKASVLEHNDWLPVEQVWVSINLSDRSLYLCAVYFPPDRVRDAVLLKAHMASVSTISSAASASDDLLILGDFNLPGINWRDRGNGYLFVDFSSVTPPPITTELFDCYSTATVQQINKITNENGRCLDLCFASVCSQAPECMLTPAPLVKDVLHHPPLLVPIYQHTPCKTTDSPSSVYYDFNCADFDAIQGILNSIDWNAALEENNVNAAALTFSHILNYIIDRHVPKKTIRIEPHMPWINATLRRLKSERKAALRRFSRYKTQYLRNHYQALNKRYKKLSRHCFRKYLNNVERRLKRNPQSFWKYVSAQRKDDGLPSAMFLGSDTATKLDMVCQLFSRKFSSVFVDERLSETEVSTALDSVPNLSDSLTNLSIDDSMIKQAALKLKNSTSSGPDGSASCPGTDVTSLYTNIPIEDAFVSMKDGTKLGNIPTSIKAAS; this comes from the exons ATGGAAACCCTCATCCCGTCCGTCACAGCCGAGTATCGCTGTCCCGTCGATTATGTCATCAGTCGCTGCCATCAGAGCCGTTCCGTTCCTGTGATCGGTACCGGTGATGAGGGTTTCCAACTTGCTTTCCCAGGCAA CAATGGTTCCTGCAGCGGCATTCCTTGTCATCGAGTCTCCGTTCCCAGCGCCCACCTAAACTGCCATCCGCCGTGTACTCCAGCCTCCGAGCCAAATTGCGGAATTGTCACAGCTAGCAACGTGGAAAATAACTATCTGAACGATGCATTGCCGATACTTGAAGTCGACAGGACACCGGGATGCACCGACAGTAGCACTATGGAAGTCCCTATCCTCCCCGCCGCAGTCGCGCCTTTCCTGCCAGCGCTCATCAGTCGTCCCGGCCCTGCGTGTGGGTGTAGCGAAAGGGGCTTCCAAAATTCCCTTCCAGGCAAGCGCACTACCGCCAATCTTGATCCTCCCGTTGATCCGTCTTCCGTTTCTAGCACATCATCCAACCGGCTACCGAACAGTACTCGCGACGTCCAGCAAAACATCCACGTGTACTACCAGAATGTAGGCGGAATGAATGCAAGCGTTCACGACTATCTGCTAGCATGTGTCGATAGTCCATACGATATAATCGTTTTaaccgaaacctggcttgacgaACGAACCTCCTCCACACAAATCTTCGGACCGAACTACGAAGTCTTCCGGTGTGACCGAAGTGCGCACAACAGCCGAAAATCAACGGGCGGCGGCGTTTTAGTAGCGGTTCATCGTCAACTCAAGGCCTCTGTCTTAGAACACAACGACTGGTTACCTGTTGAGCAAGTTTGGGTGTCTATAAATTTATCCGATCGCTCTCTATACCTGTGCGCTGTCTATTTCCCACCGGATCGAGTAAGGGACGCCGTACTCCTCAAGGCTCATATGGCATCGGTCTCCACAATTTCTTCGGCAGCCTCCGCCTCCGATGATTTGCTAATTCTGGGAGATTTTAACCTCCCCGGGATTAATTGGCGTGATCGCGGCAACGGCTATCTGTTCGTCGACTTCAGCTCTGTAACTCCTCCCCCGATCACCACCGAGTTGTTCGACTGCTATAGTACAGCCACTGTGCAGCAAATTAACAAAATCACCAATGAAAATGGACGCTGCTTGGATCTCTGCTTCGCTAGTGTTTGCAGTCAGGCTCCAGAATGTATGTTGACGCCTGCTCCACTCGTTAAAGATGTTCTCCATCATCCACCGCTATTAGTTCCGATTTATCAACATACACCATGCAAAACGACCGACTCACCGTCGTCTGTCTATTACGATTTCAACTGTGCCGATTTTGATGCGATCCAAGGTATACTAAACAGTATCGACTGGAACGCAGCCTTGGAAGAGAACAACGTAAATGCTGCCGCCTTGACCTTCTCGCACATTTTAAATTATATCATCGACCGCCACGTACCGAAAAAGACGATACGCATAGAGCCGCACATGCCTTGGATAAACGCCACGCTACGTCGCCTTAAATCTGAAAGAAAGGCTGCCTTGAGGAGGTTCTCAAGGTATAAAACCCAATATCTGCGAAACCACTATCAGGCTCTCAATAAGCGCTACAAAAAGTTAAGCCGACACTGCTTCCGCAAATACCTAAACAACGTTGAGCGAAGACTGAAGCGTAACCCCCAGTCGTTCTGGAAATATGTTAGTGCACAACGGAAAGACGACGGTCTTCCATCAGCCATGTTCCTTGGAAGCGACACTGCGACCAAATTGGATATGGTTTGTCAACTGTTCTCGCGGAAATTCTCCAGCGTCTTTGTCGATGAAAGGCTGTCCGAAACAGAAGTATCGACTGCTCTAGACAGCGTTCCAAATCTCAGCGACTCTCTCACTAACCTGTCTATTGATGATTCTATGATCAAGCAGGCCGCTTTGAAGTTGAAAAACTCAACTTCCAGTGGACCGGATGGC TCAGCATCATGTCCAGGAACGGATGTAACGTCGCTGTACACAAACATTCCAATCGAAGATGCATTTGTATCAATGAAAGATggaacgaaattgggaaacataCCAACATCGATCAAGGCAGCTTCATAG
- the LOC128745964 gene encoding uncharacterized protein LOC128745964: MLRPSSPVGPIRVPAYNFIRHSLPIGNGNRTRSFGGVGLYVQKGIKATPILKSTHEPGENRANRLEFLAIQAKINNYNICVVVVYNPSGSNPLFAQCYEKLLVDLHEFDFDRIYLVGDYNINVAASRPCGNMMALNRIHSFFNLSLLPTTATRITEQSATTIDLLVTDSPSSICKSNTHYGSAVSDHEVVYLIADVRVPRTALQAIRIRNMRSINTVRLQADFQATDLREIYDTADVNRKVELATAKLQSLLEAHAPSRIIQVRDKRTPWITRDIEEAITVRDLAYTLYVRNPNRSRNSPQWQEYVQNRDRVKSLIFNAKKQYADRNFAHDLPAKQLWNNLKREGIHTNSKNKSPNDFDGDQLNQFFTEGHLLLQNRRNIPPSTHIETQRIVIQQELLFRPTSVIEVAKKMSEISSNAIGSDDLPISFVKMLSPFILPLLKHIFNAIIACKVFPSSWKKAVVTPIPKSNNITTLKDFRPISVLPAISKILEKILLTQIADHLDIYNPHLIAEHQSGFRRGYSTTTALAEITHNIYSNLDKHRCTVMVLVDLSLAFNCVNHQILQQKLNHEFGFSAAACDLISSFLDQRSQVVKLGESTSPERQLLDGTPQGSCLSALLFSLYINSLPSVLKCRYQLYADDLQIYTSGLVGDKRPGQVICPPTSLNFQRKERAHKRGNDVE, encoded by the exons ATGCTCCGACCCTCATCACCTGTTGGTCCCATCCGAGTTCCAGCCTACAACTTCATTCGGCACTCCTTGCCTATTGGAAATGGAAACAGAACTAGATCGTTTGGCGGCGTGGGACTGTATGTTCAAAAAGGAATTAAAGCGACGCCCATACTCAAATCTACACATGAGCCAGGAGAGAACAGAGCAAACCGTCTAGAGTTTCTGGCAATTCAAGCAAAAATTAACAACTATAACATCTGCGTTGTTGTGGTATATAACCCGTCTGGATCCAATCCGCTATTCGCCCAGTGTTATGAAAAGCTTTTGGTAGACCTACATGAATTTGATTTTGACAGAATCTATCTCGTTGGCGACTATAATATAAATGTGGCCGCTAGTCGCCCCTGCGGTAATATGATGGCCCTGAATCGAATTCACTCATTTTTTAACTTAAGTCTTCTACCAACTACGGCCACACGAATTACCGAGCAGAGCGCGACAACCATCGATCTACTAGTAACAGACTCCCCTTCCTCAATCTGCAAGTCAAACACGCACTATGGAAGTGCTGTTTCAGACCACGAGGTAGTGTACCTGATTGCCGATGTCCGTGTACCCCGTACCGCTCTTCAAGCTATACGAATACGTAATATGCGTAGCATTAATACTGTTCGACTGCAAGCAGACTTCCAAGCAACTGATTTACGAGAGATATACGACACGGCTGATGTTAACCGCAAAGTTGAGCTGGCAACAGCAAAATTGCAGTCCCTTTTGGAAGCTCACGCCCCGAGCAGAATTATTCAAGTTCGGGACAAGCGTACCCCCTGGATTACCCGAGACATCGAAGAGGCTATAACAGTAAGAGACCTCGCCTATACGCTATATGTAAGAAATCCCAACCGCTCCAGAAACTCACCGCAATGGCAGGAGTATGTACAAAATCGCGATAGGGTTAAATCGCTGATCTTTAACGCTAAAAAGCAATATGCTGacagaaattttgcacacgATCTCCCAGCCAAACAACTTTGGAACAACCTGAAGAGAGAAGGAATACACACAAATTCAAAGAACAAATCCCCCAACGATTTTGATGGTGATCAACTTAACCAGTTTTTCACTGAAGGACATCTACTGCTGCAAAACAGACGCAATATTCCGCCCTCCACGCATATCGAAACTCAACGCATAGTTATCCAGCAAGAACTTCTCTTTCGGCCTACCAGTGTTATTGAAGTGGCCAAGAAAATGTCCGAGATTTCGTCCAATGCTATCGGAAGCGATGATTTACCTATTTCGTTTGTGAAAATGTTGAGCCCGTTCATTCTCCCACTACTGAAACACATTTTCAATGCCATCATCGCGTGTAAAGTATTTCCATCATCTTGGAAAAAAGCGGTTGTAACACCAATTCCAAAATCGAATAATATTACTACTCTCAAAGATTTTCGACCCATTAGCGTCCTTCCGGCGATCTCAAAGATTCTAGAGAAGATTTTGCTTACACAAATTGCCGATCATCTAGACATCTATAACCCACACTTGATAGCCGAACATCAGTCAGGTTTTCGACGCGGATATAGCACTACAACCGCACTTGCAGAAATAACGCATAACATTTACAGCAACCTCGACAAACACCGATGTACTGTAATGGTGCTAGTTGACCTCTCACTAGCCTTCAATTGCGTCAACCATCAAATCCTTCAACAAAAACTGAACCACGAATTCGGATTCTCGGCGGCAGCCTGTGATCTGATCTCATCGTTTCTCGACCAACGCAGCCAAGTTGTCAAGCTAGGCGAGTCAACATCACCAGAAAGACAACTATTAGATGGAACACCCCAAGGATCGTGTTTGAGTGCTTTGCTGTTTAGCCTGTACATCAACAGTCTCCCGAGTGTTCTTAAATGCCGGTACCAGCTGTATGCAGATGACCTTCAAATCTACACCTCTGGACTCGTGGG GGATAAACGACCGGGCCAGGTCATTTGTCCTCCCACATCACTCAACTTCCAGCGGAAGGAGCGTGCTCATAAGCGGGGCAACGATGTGGAATAG